CATCACCAGTCCGCGCGCGCCGCTGCCGTCTTCGATGCCGTGAATGCCCGCGATCCCGGGATGACTCATCGCCGCCAGGAGGCGGGCCTCGCGATCGAAGCGCGCAAGACGCTCCGGATCCCCGGTCAGAGCGCTCGGCAGAACCTTGATCGCCACGTCGCGGCCGAGGCGCGGATCGCGTGCGCGATACACCTCGCCCATTCCGCCTGCGCCGAGCAGACCGACGATCTCGTATGGGCCGAGCTTCATCCCAACGGGGAGCGGCATGCGGGCAACCCTACCCCAAGCGACCGGCACCGAGAACGGCCGCGATCAACCGCGCTCCCAGACGAACAGGGGCTTCGCGAAGACCTGCTCGAATCCGGCGCGAAGCAGATTGCGACGCGAGCCATCCGGTCGCCCGCGCACCGGAGCCGCGGTCTCGACCCACACCCAGCGGCAGCCTCGGCTCGCCGCGCGCCGCAGGCGGGCGAGGATCAGCGCTCGATGCGCGCCGTGTCGGCGCCAGCGCCTCAAGGTCCCGCCTCCGCCGAGCCACGCGAGGTCGCCATGGATCTGCAACGTCCCGACGCCGATCGCCTTGGAGCCCGCGAAGGCCAGGTAGTGCTCCTGATGCCGGGAGGCGGCGGCCGCCATGTTCCAGCTCCTGCGGCTGGGAGGCATCCCGAAGCACTGGGCGTGAATGGCCAGGATGGTCTCGAGGTCCACGGCGGTTGCCCGTTGAACTTTCAGCGGCGCTTTCTCGCGCGGCGCCGATTTTCGTCCCTCGCGCACCAGCAGCATCAATCCCGGCTTCTTCGCGAAGCCGCGAGACGAGAGCCAGCCGGCCACGTCGTCCACCTGGGGGCCAGGACCGAGCAGCACGCTGAAGCGCTTCACCCGGGCATCCTGGTAGCGACGGATGATCTCGTCGACGACCGCCTCGCTGGCCTTGCCGAGATGGCCGAGTCCGATGACGCGGTTCATGCGCAGCGCGTCGCTGCCGGGCAGCGCGGTGAGGAAGGCGTCGGCGACGTGCGCGGTGCGAGGCTTCAGCCGCTTCGCCAGCTCAGGCGGGACGAGATTCCAGTGAGCCTGGGTCGTCCGGATCCCCATCGCCTCGATGGCCCGGAGCAGCCGGGCGGATGGTGCGCGTCCCATGACGGTGAGGCGGGGCTCAGCGTCCCGTGCTGGGCGCGCTGGCGGGCGGCAGACCGGACTCGATCCGTACTTCGCGGAACAAGGCGTGGCAAGCGGCATCGATCATCGGCGCCTCGAGCGGCCAGACCAGGGCGCCGTCGAGTCTGCGTGGCGCTAACGGCGGGCGGTCGAGCAGTGGATGCAGCTCGGGATCGAGACGCGCCAGCGTCGGCGCCAGATCCGCGATCAGCGGCCGGTTCATGAACTGGATCGCCCGATCGTGCTCGCCGAGGCGGATGGCCGTTGCCGCCAGTATCACGAGCGCGATCGCTCCCATGTCGGGCTGACTGTCGGCGTTGGCCGGCAGAAGCCGGGCCGCCCTTTCGATGTCGCCGGCGCGGGCGGCGATCAGCGCTTCGAACGGGGTCAGGCGGCTCGCAGGAACGCCCGCGCCACGCGCCTCCGCCAGCACCCCCTCCGCGGCCGCGGAGTCGTGACGAGTGAGCGCGATCCAGGCACGGTTGGCATACGACCACGAGATGTAGAAGGGAGAGTCGGTGAGCGTGCTCTGACGCTTGGCGACGGTGATGGCCTCGTCCCCCCGGTTGGTCTGGGTCAGGATGACGCAGAGCCAGCCCTGAGCGAACATCTCCTGTGGGTCGCATTCGATGGCGCGGCGCACGAAGCGCTCCGCTCCCGCCACGTCACTCAGGGCATACGCATCCACGGCCAGGTTGAGGAGCGCCGGCGTGAAGCGCGGGTTCAACTCCAACGCCTTGAGCAGAGCAACCCGCGCGGCGTCACGCTGGTCGGCGAAGCGCAGCACCAGCGCCTGCGCTTTGTAGGCCTCCGGAAGCCGCGGGTTGAGCTCGACCGCGCGGTTCGCAGCCTCCACACCGAGCTGGTGGATGTCCCAGCCTTTCTCCGCGCCCCCCCACTGATTCATCTGTCCGTAGCAGTCGGCGATCCCCGCCCAGGCCAGGGCGTAGGTGGGCTCGATGGCGGTGGCCTGCTTGAAGAGCTCGAGTGCTTCGCGCAGCGACTTGGCGTTGTAGCTCGAGTAAGCCGCGCGACCCTTGAGGTAGAGATCGTACGCGCGCACGTCGTTGGGCCGGTCCTTCACCAGGTTCTCGGACTCGGCCGGACTCAGCGCGACGCGCAGCGCCTCGGCGATCGACGAGGCGATCTCTTCCTGCACCGCGAACACGTCCTGGAGCGTTCGGTCGTAGCGCTCGGCCCAGAGATGGAAGCCGTCGGCGGCGTTGATGAGCTGGGCCGAGATGCGCACCCGGTCTCCGGCGCGGCGCACGCTGCCCTCCAGCACGGCTTGGACGCCCAGCTCGGAGGCGACCTTGGGGATGTCGACCGAGGCGCCGCGATAGCGTGCGACCGCGTTGCGCGAGGCGACCTTCAGGCCCTTGATCTTGGAGAGATCGGTGAGGATGTCCTCGGTGATGCCGGCGCAGAAGTACTCGCTCTCCTTGTCGCTCGCCAGGTTCTCGAAGTAGAGCACGGCGAGCGACGGCGCCGTCGCGGCGCGAATGCCGCTCGATGAGATTCCAGAGCCGCTCATCTCCTGCCCGATCGCGACCAGCTCGAGCCGCAGGTCTCCGATGTCGCGAGGACGCGCCGCCATCTCCTTGGTGAGGCAGCGGACCACCAGCTCCCGAAGCCGTGCGGGTGTGGAGGAAGGCATCGCGCTCCAGTCGGGGTCCCGCTCGAGAATGCGCGCGATGACGTCGGACACGGTCTCGCCCGCGAACGTCTGCCGGCCGGTGAGGCACTCGTAGAGAATGCAGCCGAAGGCCCACACGTCGGCGCGTCGATCCACGCCGCGGCCGCGGGCCTGCTCGGGGCTCATGTAGGGGGCGGTGCCGAGAATGATCCCATCGCCCGTGGCCGACAGCGCCACGGTGGGCGTCACCGAGAAATTCGGCTCGGACGTGGCGTCGGCCGCTCCGCCCTTGGCGAGCCCGAAGTCCAGCACCTTCACCTTGCCCGCGGCGCTGATCATCACGTTCCCAGGCTTCAGGTCGCGGTGGACGATGCCGCGCTCGTGGGCGGCTTCGATCGCCTGCGCGATCTGCACCCCGATATCGATCGTCTCGCGGGCCGAGAGCGGGCCACGCGCGAGACACTGACTCAGCGACTCGCCATCCACGAACTCCAGCACCAGGTAAGGCGCGCCTCGAGACTCCTCGAGCCCGAAGATGGCAGCGATGTTGGGATGGGCGAGAGAGGCCAGCAGCTTGGCCTCGCGCTCGAAGCGCGCGAGCCGCTCGGGATCGGTTGCGAAAGCCGCGGGGAGCGACTTCAGCGCGACGGTGCGATCGAGGCGCGTATCCCGGGCGCGGTAGACCTCGCCCATCCCGCCCGCGCCGAGCGCCGCGAGGACCTCGTAATGGGCGATGCGCGAGCCGGCCGCTAGAGCCACGAGTGCGCTGGGAGACGGAGAGACACGAAGTCGGCCGCGGGGAGCGTGGTCATTCGGCGGACTCTAGCGCATGCGCCGCGGGCGCGGCCACGCGGGCTCCACGCTCCCAATCGTTCAAGCCGAAGGAAGGGGCTTCCACATCCGCGAGCCGCCGGCCGCGCTCCTGCGGTGGACGGCTCTCGGAAGTCATTGCGCCCCAAAGGAATACCATGGCGCTGGAGTGCCGACTCCATGGCACCGGGCTTGCCATAGACGGGACCAGAAAGGAGAGCGAAGCAATGATCTTCTGGATCCTGTTCCTGATGATCGGGACCGCCGTCACCGGCTATCTGACGCTCACCGACACCGACCCCTTCTCGACCGGTATGGCCGGTTACGCGCTGTTCGCCTTCATTCTCCTGTTCACCGGGTCGCTGGTGGTCTTCGCGATGCATGGCACCCGGCGGCGCACACGCTGATCCGGATCCCGGTCGCCCTCGAGCCGAGCGGCGACCGGTCAGGGCAGCGAGCGCAACAGGTCGAAGCCCAGCGCGTCGATGTCGTGGGCGGTGTTGGCGAGCACGACCACTCCGACGCGGCGCGCTTCATCCATGGCGATGAAGCTTCGCATCCCTCCCGTCGTCCCACGACACCAGACGACGGCGGGCGCCGCGGAGCTTCCGAGCTTCACCGACCATCCCATTCCCACCGCATCCAGCCCCCGCCCGCGGTAGCGCGGCCGGCGCGTCTCCTCCATCGCCGAGGCGAGCTCGCTGGCTTCGAGCCCGAGGTGCGCCTGCACGAACGTCAGCAGGTCGTTGGTGGTCGACCAGATTCCTCCCGCGCCGGTGAGCGCTCGGTAGCTCCACGACCGCGCCGGAGAAGCCAGCCGCCAGTCGCGGTAGCCCCAGCGTCCGACCACATAGCCCTGCGCGGTGCGGTTCCGGGCCTCTCGACTGGGACCGACGCGCGTGTCGAGCATCGCGAGCCGCTGGCAGATCTCACCGTGGAGCAGGTTGTCGTAGCGAATCCGCTCGGCGCGCGCCAGTGCGTGCGCCAGGAGACCCATGCCGAGCGTCGATGCCTCGATCCGCTCCCCTGGTGCTCGCTCCAGGTCGTATGCCGAAAGGAAGCCATGGAGCTGCTTCTCCGTGTACCCCCGATAGGGGTCGTTGAACGGAGGGAACCACTCGAGCGGTGAGCGACCGAGATTGTCCGGACGAGGCGGAAGTCCCGAAACGTCGGCCGCCAGCTGGCCGACGGTGATCGTCTTGTCGGACACGGTCGGCACGCTGACCGAATCGGGGAGCAGGTCGCGAAGCGGCTGATCGAGCTGGATTTGACCGCTCTCGACCATGCGCGCCAGCAGCAGAGCCGTGAAGGTGCGGCTGACCTCTCCGATCTCGAACACCGTCTGCCCGTCGGGCGGCGCCGCGCCCAGCCGGCGCTGGCCGAAGCCGAACACCTGGCGGCCGGAAGCGTCCACGACGCCGACCACGATTCCCAGGACGTCGCCCGACAGCACGCGGGGCGCCACCCGCTCGGTCACCCGCTGCTGCGTGCTCGGGGTTCCGGCGGCGATGACGGGCACGAATCCCTGGCGCTTCTTGAACGGCTGCGGCTGATACGCGATGAGGATGGCGAGCCCGAGGACGCCGTAGAGGATCCCGAAGAAGCGGGTGCGCACCACCTCCGAGCGCGGAACGAAGGCGCCCCCTGGGTCGCGGCGAATCAGCGCCTTGATCGGCGCCACCACCCACGGGGTGACGAGGATGAAGAGCGCGAGCGCGATCAGGACCACGCTCAGAACACTCAGGATTGTGATCGCGATCTCCATGCCTCAGCGCTTCAAGCTCCCGGGGTGAGCCGAACGATCACGGCGCCACGATGACACCACTCGGGGGTTATCGGCCGGGCACCCCCGGAGTCGCAGGAAAACGGAGAAGCCGCCGGCTCGAGAGCCGGCGGCTTCGGACGGCGAGGGGCGACGTCTAGAACTGCGCCTTCTCGGTGGAGCCTTCGAGAGCCAGGGTGGAGCTCTGTCCGCTGCTGACGATCTGCATCACCTGATCGAAGTATCCGGTCCCGACTTCGCGCTGGTGCTTGACGGCGGTGTAGCCCTGGGCCTCGGCCGCGAATTCCTGCGACTGGAGCTCCGCATAGGCGGTCATGCCGTGCTGCCGGTAGCCCTTCGCCAGCTCGAACATGCCGTGGTTCAGGCTGTGGAAGCCGGCGAGCGTCACGAACTGGAACTTGTACCCCATCGCGCCCAGCTCGCGCTGGAACTTCGAGATCGTCGCCGCGTCGAGCTTGCCGCGCCAGTTGAACGAAGGCGAGCAGTTGTACGCCAGCATCTTGCCGGGGAACTGGGCCTGCACCGCCTCCGCGAACACCTGCGCGTCGCGCAGGTCCGGCGTCGAGGTCTCGCACCACAGGAGATCGGCGTACGGGGCGTAAGCAAGCGCACGCGCGATCGCGCACGCAAGGCCGCCCTTGTACCGATAGAAGCCTTCCGCGGTGCGCTCCCCGGTCAGGAACTTGCGGTCGCGCTCATCGACGTCGCTCGTCACCAGTTGGGCGCTGTCGGCGTCGGTGCGCGCGACCAGCACGGTGGGCACTTCGAGCACGTCGGCCGCGAGCCGCGCGGCGACCAGC
This portion of the Candidatus Eisenbacteria bacterium genome encodes:
- a CDS encoding serine/threonine protein kinase, translating into MPLPVGMKLGPYEIVGLLGAGGMGEVYRARDPRLGRDVAIKVLPSALTGDPERLARFDREARLLAAMSHPGIAGIHGIEDGSGARGLVM
- a CDS encoding GNAT family N-acetyltransferase translates to MGRAPSARLLRAIEAMGIRTTQAHWNLVPPELAKRLKPRTAHVADAFLTALPGSDALRMNRVIGLGHLGKASEAVVDEIIRRYQDARVKRFSVLLGPGPQVDDVAGWLSSRGFAKKPGLMLLVREGRKSAPREKAPLKVQRATAVDLETILAIHAQCFGMPPSRRSWNMAAAASRHQEHYLAFAGSKAIGVGTLQIHGDLAWLGGGGTLRRWRRHGAHRALILARLRRAASRGCRWVWVETAAPVRGRPDGSRRNLLRAGFEQVFAKPLFVWERG
- a CDS encoding protein kinase: MALAAGSRIAHYEVLAALGAGGMGEVYRARDTRLDRTVALKSLPAAFATDPERLARFEREAKLLASLAHPNIAAIFGLEESRGAPYLVLEFVDGESLSQCLARGPLSARETIDIGVQIAQAIEAAHERGIVHRDLKPGNVMISAAGKVKVLDFGLAKGGAADATSEPNFSVTPTVALSATGDGIILGTAPYMSPEQARGRGVDRRADVWAFGCILYECLTGRQTFAGETVSDVIARILERDPDWSAMPSSTPARLRELVVRCLTKEMAARPRDIGDLRLELVAIGQEMSGSGISSSGIRAATAPSLAVLYFENLASDKESEYFCAGITEDILTDLSKIKGLKVASRNAVARYRGASVDIPKVASELGVQAVLEGSVRRAGDRVRISAQLINAADGFHLWAERYDRTLQDVFAVQEEIASSIAEALRVALSPAESENLVKDRPNDVRAYDLYLKGRAAYSSYNAKSLREALELFKQATAIEPTYALAWAGIADCYGQMNQWGGAEKGWDIHQLGVEAANRAVELNPRLPEAYKAQALVLRFADQRDAARVALLKALELNPRFTPALLNLAVDAYALSDVAGAERFVRRAIECDPQEMFAQGWLCVILTQTNRGDEAITVAKRQSTLTDSPFYISWSYANRAWIALTRHDSAAAEGVLAEARGAGVPASRLTPFEALIAARAGDIERAARLLPANADSQPDMGAIALVILAATAIRLGEHDRAIQFMNRPLIADLAPTLARLDPELHPLLDRPPLAPRRLDGALVWPLEAPMIDAACHALFREVRIESGLPPASAPSTGR
- a CDS encoding serine hydrolase domain-containing protein, whose translation is MEIAITILSVLSVVLIALALFILVTPWVVAPIKALIRRDPGGAFVPRSEVVRTRFFGILYGVLGLAILIAYQPQPFKKRQGFVPVIAAGTPSTQQRVTERVAPRVLSGDVLGIVVGVVDASGRQVFGFGQRRLGAAPPDGQTVFEIGEVSRTFTALLLARMVESGQIQLDQPLRDLLPDSVSVPTVSDKTITVGQLAADVSGLPPRPDNLGRSPLEWFPPFNDPYRGYTEKQLHGFLSAYDLERAPGERIEASTLGMGLLAHALARAERIRYDNLLHGEICQRLAMLDTRVGPSREARNRTAQGYVVGRWGYRDWRLASPARSWSYRALTGAGGIWSTTNDLLTFVQAHLGLEASELASAMEETRRPRYRGRGLDAVGMGWSVKLGSSAAPAVVWCRGTTGGMRSFIAMDEARRVGVVVLANTAHDIDALGFDLLRSLP